One window of Alkaliphilus metalliredigens QYMF genomic DNA carries:
- a CDS encoding ArsA family ATPase: MNNFSNELYPIDAERKNIFFSGKGGVGKTSMACITAVETAQKGYKTLLLTTDPAAHIGNVLDQPVGDKIAAVAGIDNLYAVKIDQKKATEEYKQNILKDAESKFDPTTIMAMKEELDSPCTEEMASFQKFVEYASGDDFQVIVIDTAPTGHTLRLLELPMDWSKQIQLKAGASVEVSDEDKRQKERFDKVINMMKDEKVTTFAFVMYPERTPIIEAYRASKELETLDIKTQLVVANLIIPEEQALTPFYQKRRKMQLGYIEEMKETFKDATLLEVPMFGEEIKGLDLLKEIAKQIF; this comes from the coding sequence ATGAATAATTTCTCCAATGAACTCTATCCTATCGATGCAGAAAGAAAAAACATCTTTTTTTCAGGAAAAGGAGGTGTAGGGAAAACTTCAATGGCTTGTATCACTGCGGTAGAAACAGCTCAAAAAGGCTATAAAACCTTACTGTTAACCACAGACCCTGCTGCCCATATTGGGAATGTATTAGATCAGCCCGTTGGGGACAAAATTGCTGCTGTAGCAGGTATCGATAATTTATACGCCGTAAAGATTGATCAAAAGAAAGCAACAGAAGAGTATAAGCAAAATATCTTAAAGGATGCAGAATCAAAATTTGATCCAACCACAATTATGGCCATGAAGGAAGAATTAGACTCTCCTTGTACGGAGGAAATGGCATCCTTTCAAAAATTTGTTGAATATGCCAGTGGAGACGATTTTCAGGTGATTGTAATTGATACAGCTCCTACAGGTCATACCCTAAGGCTACTAGAACTGCCTATGGACTGGAGCAAGCAAATTCAATTAAAGGCAGGAGCATCTGTTGAAGTCAGTGATGAGGATAAACGGCAAAAAGAACGGTTCGATAAGGTCATTAATATGATGAAGGATGAAAAAGTAACTACATTTGCCTTTGTGATGTATCCTGAAAGGACACCAATAATCGAAGCCTACCGTGCATCAAAGGAGCTAGAAACACTAGATATTAAAACACAGCTAGTGGTAGCAAATTTAATCATCCCAGAGGAGCAAGCACTGACGCCTTTTTATCAAAAGAGAAGAAAAATGCAGTTAGGGTATATTGAGGAAATGAAGGAAACTTTTAAGGATGCTACGCTTTTAGAAGTGCCTATGTTTGGTGAAGAGATAAAAGGGTTGGATCTGTTAAAGGAAATTGCAAAACAAATATTTTAG
- a CDS encoding ArsA family ATPase, translated as MQTEFMLFSGKGGVGKTSMASTTAVHYAEKGKKTLIVTTDPAANLSDVFEQEIGHKVTPINGINNLYAMEIDSDKATEEYKERSLAPMRELFDEDLVKVAEEQLSGPCTEEMAAFDKFIDFMDTDEYEVVIFDTAPTGHTIRLLELPVDWSKHIEESAKGSGQTCMGPVALIQESKKKYDDAIAILRDQSQTEFVFVMQPEETSLEETVRSSKDLAEIGIHTTKVIINGLIPEEETVVPFFKGKYDRQQNMIQKSKDTFTDLTIQTMELFDTELKGVEMFRKSAAKLFEGSDTNE; from the coding sequence ATGCAAACAGAATTCATGCTTTTTTCAGGTAAAGGTGGAGTCGGCAAAACATCTATGGCTTCCACAACAGCAGTACATTATGCAGAAAAAGGTAAGAAAACCTTAATTGTTACAACGGATCCTGCAGCTAACTTATCCGATGTATTTGAGCAGGAAATTGGGCATAAGGTGACCCCAATTAATGGAATTAACAATCTTTATGCCATGGAAATTGATTCAGACAAGGCAACAGAGGAGTACAAAGAAAGATCTCTTGCGCCCATGCGAGAATTATTTGATGAAGATCTTGTAAAAGTAGCAGAAGAACAGTTAAGTGGACCGTGTACAGAGGAAATGGCAGCCTTTGATAAATTTATTGATTTCATGGATACAGATGAATATGAGGTCGTTATTTTTGACACAGCACCTACAGGTCATACCATTCGTTTATTAGAGCTACCAGTGGATTGGAGTAAACATATAGAAGAAAGTGCTAAGGGTAGTGGGCAAACCTGCATGGGACCTGTGGCATTGATCCAGGAGAGCAAGAAAAAGTATGATGATGCCATTGCTATATTAAGGGATCAAAGTCAAACAGAGTTCGTCTTTGTAATGCAGCCAGAGGAAACTTCTTTAGAAGAAACCGTAAGGTCTTCAAAGGATCTTGCAGAAATAGGTATCCATACAACAAAGGTAATTATTAATGGATTAATTCCAGAGGAAGAAACTGTAGTGCCTTTCTTCAAGGGAAAATATGATCGTCAACAGAATATGATTCAAAAATCCAAAGATACCTTTACAGACTTAACTATTCAAACCATGGAGCTGTTTGATACTGAGCTAAAGGGTGTAGAGATGTTTAGAAAAAGCGCTGCTAAACTCTTCGAAGGGAGTGATACTAATGAATAA
- a CDS encoding permease encodes MERFLEFIQSFIGLFGELLLLFIGITFLVGILQEYVKDETIKKILGKGKNGVGNIVGAFLGSLTPFCTCSTIPVMLGLLKAGVPFGITMSFFFASPLLNPIIIGLMWMLFGLNITIVYVAIIFPVSVMIGIVLEKFGYADSIKAVRIANEQQSACCEVEAEEGFWNIAKPRIRRSANYAMNLFRQMFPYLVLGSAIGAFIAGYVPEAFIVRIAGPDTLFSIPVASIIGIPMYIRGATILPIGSILVEQGMNMGAVMALIIGGAGASLPELTMLSSIFSRKLLITYIITVIGLAIFTGYLFNFLLRIGL; translated from the coding sequence ATGGAACGTTTTTTAGAGTTTATACAAAGTTTCATAGGGCTTTTTGGAGAACTGTTATTGCTGTTTATTGGGATAACATTTTTGGTAGGCATACTACAAGAGTATGTTAAAGATGAAACGATTAAGAAGATATTGGGAAAAGGAAAAAATGGTGTGGGGAACATTGTTGGAGCATTTTTAGGTTCGTTGACCCCGTTTTGTACTTGTTCAACTATCCCGGTGATGCTAGGTCTTCTTAAGGCGGGGGTACCTTTTGGGATTACGATGTCCTTTTTTTTCGCATCGCCTCTGTTGAATCCAATTATAATCGGGCTTATGTGGATGCTATTTGGTTTAAATATTACCATTGTTTATGTAGCGATCATATTCCCTGTGTCTGTGATGATTGGTATTGTTTTAGAAAAGTTTGGTTATGCAGATTCTATAAAGGCAGTGAGGATCGCAAATGAACAACAAAGCGCCTGCTGCGAAGTAGAAGCAGAGGAAGGTTTCTGGAATATAGCTAAACCAAGGATTAGAAGATCGGCTAACTATGCTATGAATTTATTTAGGCAGATGTTTCCCTATTTAGTATTGGGTTCTGCGATAGGCGCCTTTATTGCTGGATATGTTCCTGAGGCGTTTATCGTAAGAATAGCTGGACCCGATACGTTATTTTCAATTCCAGTGGCTTCTATAATAGGGATCCCCATGTATATTCGGGGGGCTACCATATTACCGATAGGGTCTATATTAGTGGAACAAGGGATGAATATGGGAGCTGTTATGGCGCTAATTATTGGAGGAGCAGGAGCGAGCTTGCCGGAGCTCACAATGTTGTCCTCAATATTTAGTAGAAAGTTATTGATCACCTATATTATAACGGTCATAGGTTTAGCGATCTTCACCGGTTATCTTTTTAATTTTTTATTAAGGATAGGACTTTAA
- a CDS encoding ArsR/SmtB family transcription factor: MDKIEKLANLFKIFCDANRLKIIFSLKDTQKSVSQIINDSGLSQPLVSFHLKVLREAKVVKTNRNGTFVFNELAHPELINLIETFSEFAEDKIITEKIFTGPNCKPPWLKGD; encoded by the coding sequence TTGGATAAAATTGAAAAACTAGCTAATCTATTTAAGATTTTTTGTGACGCTAATAGGCTAAAAATAATTTTTTCTCTAAAAGATACACAGAAATCAGTTTCGCAAATAATCAATGATTCGGGTCTTTCTCAACCACTAGTATCTTTTCACCTTAAAGTACTTCGTGAGGCTAAAGTAGTTAAGACCAATAGAAACGGTACTTTCGTTTTTAATGAACTTGCTCACCCAGAATTAATTAATTTAATTGAGACTTTTAGTGAGTTCGCAGAAGATAAAATTATTACAGAAAAAATTTTTACAGGACCTAACTGTAAGCCCCCATGGTTAAAAGGGGATTAA
- the arsD gene encoding arsenite efflux transporter metallochaperone ArsD — protein MKIEIYDPPMCCSSGICGPSVDDTLIKLNENIEIIKNKYPDASVERYMITQQPLKFRENEAVYKMIKEKGREILPITTIDGKIIKYNEYPTLDEIQTYL, from the coding sequence ATGAAAATTGAAATCTATGATCCACCAATGTGCTGTTCCTCAGGAATCTGTGGACCAAGTGTTGATGACACATTAATCAAGTTAAACGAGAATATAGAGATTATAAAAAACAAATATCCTGATGCATCTGTAGAGAGATATATGATTACTCAACAGCCATTGAAATTCAGAGAAAATGAAGCAGTATATAAAATGATAAAGGAAAAGGGAAGAGAGATATTACCCATTACAACAATAGATGGGAAAATTATTAAATATAATGAATATCCAACATTAGACGAAATTCAAACATACTTATAG
- a CDS encoding ArsR/SmtB family transcription factor: protein MEKLLNFFKILSDETRFRIIMLLYNRECCVCEMAEILKISQPNVSRNLSKLKDLEIVRGQRQGQLVFYYLNKKDDLVENIIEDIHKEVKENPIILQDLRELRRREDEGTMCVRE from the coding sequence ATGGAAAAACTACTAAATTTTTTTAAAATTTTATCAGATGAAACTAGATTTAGAATTATAATGCTTTTATATAACAGAGAATGTTGTGTTTGTGAAATGGCTGAAATATTAAAGATAAGTCAGCCTAACGTATCTAGAAATCTCTCTAAATTAAAGGATTTAGAAATAGTTAGGGGTCAAAGACAAGGACAGTTAGTTTTTTATTATTTAAATAAAAAGGATGATTTAGTAGAAAATATAATAGAGGATATACACAAAGAAGTAAAAGAGAATCCTATTATTTTGCAGGATTTAAGAGAATTGAGAAGAAGAGAAGATGAAGGAACGATGTGTGTAAGAGAATAG
- a CDS encoding (Fe-S)-binding protein: protein MYLEEIRMNFIKPCTTDAGKMQFKAKFTRDISEVFPYINAVLQGANYNHRAKCLTFRRGIAIITLFPEKLAVAKIINESEAYEIMDLVKELVNDTDEKKDEVEPLYEMRKKPNAIEIYKKLPKLNCRKCGIPACMAFASKLSEGQISVKRCLPLYEESNKEKLQEVENMVIMLGHEV, encoded by the coding sequence GTGTATTTAGAAGAAATAAGAATGAACTTTATCAAACCTTGTACAACGGATGCAGGGAAAATGCAATTCAAGGCTAAATTTACAAGGGACATTTCAGAAGTATTTCCCTATATAAATGCAGTGCTACAAGGTGCAAACTATAATCATAGAGCTAAATGTTTGACATTTAGAAGAGGAATTGCCATTATTACACTTTTTCCAGAAAAATTAGCAGTGGCTAAGATTATTAATGAATCAGAGGCCTATGAGATTATGGATTTAGTTAAGGAGTTAGTAAATGATACCGATGAAAAAAAGGATGAAGTTGAACCTTTATATGAAATGAGAAAAAAGCCCAATGCTATTGAAATTTATAAAAAGTTACCAAAGTTAAATTGTAGAAAATGTGGCATACCAGCCTGTATGGCCTTTGCTTCAAAACTTTCAGAGGGGCAGATAAGTGTAAAGAGGTGTTTGCCACTGTATGAAGAAAGTAATAAAGAAAAACTACAGGAAGTTGAAAATATGGTGATTATGCTAGGACATGAAGTGTAG
- a CDS encoding gamma-glutamyl-gamma-aminobutyrate hydrolase family protein, whose product MRPMIAILATNCGGTQADYVKSVERAGGCPVIIDRVEDLNTLKPIMQIVDGIIFTGGTDITPLTYNEMPKEGLGRVDSKRDEFEILLVKWVLSNTDIPILGVCRGMQILNVVDGGSLHQDLLVEKITLSNHWLSGIIPSDEHGHSVYITKKSRLYDVYKKEKIMVNSIHHQGIKNIGKSFEGTTVAEDDIIEAIEMKGERFVVGVQWHPEILVEKHPEHLALFKKFIECCYKGKEDKT is encoded by the coding sequence ATGAGACCTATGATTGCTATATTAGCAACTAATTGTGGCGGAACACAGGCGGATTATGTAAAATCCGTGGAAAGAGCTGGAGGATGTCCTGTTATTATAGATAGGGTTGAAGATTTAAATACCTTGAAACCTATAATGCAAATAGTAGATGGGATTATCTTCACAGGAGGAACGGATATTACTCCTTTAACGTATAACGAGATGCCAAAGGAGGGATTAGGACGGGTAGATTCTAAAAGAGATGAGTTTGAAATCCTTTTAGTGAAATGGGTTCTATCCAATACCGATATTCCCATTTTAGGGGTTTGTAGAGGGATGCAAATTTTAAATGTGGTAGATGGTGGAAGTTTACATCAGGATCTTTTAGTGGAAAAAATAACTTTATCAAACCATTGGTTAAGTGGAATAATTCCTTCGGATGAGCATGGTCATAGTGTATATATTACAAAAAAATCGAGGTTATATGATGTTTATAAAAAAGAAAAAATCATGGTAAATAGTATACATCATCAAGGAATAAAAAACATTGGGAAAAGTTTTGAAGGAACAACTGTAGCTGAGGATGATATCATAGAAGCAATTGAAATGAAGGGGGAGCGATTTGTAGTTGGAGTACAGTGGCACCCTGAAATATTAGTAGAAAAACATCCAGAGCACTTAGCTCTATTTAAAAAATTTATTGAGTGCTGTTATAAGGGAAAAGAAGATAAAACATAA
- a CDS encoding aminotransferase class V-fold PLP-dependent enzyme, giving the protein MGVYLDNAATSYPKPKEVVDAVYDFMLNNGATSGRGAYERAMMADGLVYDTRKMIANLFNFHDPKKVIFTANITESLNLAIRGIVKEGDHVITSSIEHNAVWRCLKTLERDRGISLSVVPASKEGYTNPLDVKDLIQKNTVLIVINHASNVFGTIQSIGEIGAIAREHSIPFLVDAAQTAGVLPIDIKKDNVDLLAFTGHKSLLGPMGTGGLVVNWDGEMDPLKVGGTGGDSAYEYQPDYFPNKLETGTLNVSGIVGLRSALKFIQKEGIERIYEKEKDLVGYALNRLEEIRGISIYGPKDPNKIVGVISFNLQGITGEEVAYTLDQEYGIMVRVGLHCAPGPHRIIDKVKEGTVRIGIGYFNEKEDIDLLVNALKKIN; this is encoded by the coding sequence ATGGGAGTTTATTTAGATAATGCCGCTACATCTTATCCAAAGCCTAAAGAAGTAGTAGATGCTGTCTATGATTTTATGTTAAACAACGGTGCTACTTCTGGAAGAGGAGCCTATGAGCGCGCAATGATGGCTGATGGCTTGGTATATGACACAAGGAAAATGATTGCTAACCTTTTCAATTTCCATGATCCTAAAAAAGTTATTTTCACAGCAAATATTACAGAGTCTCTAAACTTGGCCATAAGGGGTATCGTAAAAGAAGGAGACCATGTTATAACCAGTAGCATTGAGCATAATGCTGTATGGCGATGTCTTAAAACATTAGAAAGAGATAGGGGTATAAGTCTATCGGTGGTGCCGGCTTCTAAGGAAGGTTATACCAATCCATTGGATGTAAAGGATTTAATTCAAAAAAACACAGTACTAATTGTGATTAATCACGCCTCTAATGTTTTTGGTACGATACAGTCTATAGGCGAGATAGGTGCTATAGCGAGAGAGCATAGCATCCCGTTTTTGGTGGATGCAGCACAAACTGCAGGAGTTTTGCCCATAGATATAAAAAAAGATAACGTTGATTTACTGGCATTTACAGGACACAAAAGTCTTTTAGGTCCTATGGGTACCGGTGGACTTGTAGTAAATTGGGATGGAGAAATGGATCCATTAAAGGTTGGTGGAACAGGAGGAGATTCCGCCTATGAATATCAACCAGATTATTTCCCCAACAAATTAGAGACCGGCACATTAAATGTAAGTGGCATCGTGGGATTGAGATCAGCATTGAAATTTATACAAAAAGAAGGAATCGAAAGGATATATGAAAAAGAGAAGGACTTGGTAGGCTATGCACTTAATAGATTAGAAGAAATAAGGGGGATTTCTATTTACGGACCAAAGGATCCTAATAAAATAGTAGGGGTGATATCTTTTAACCTGCAGGGGATAACAGGAGAGGAAGTAGCCTATACATTGGATCAAGAATATGGCATTATGGTTCGAGTCGGTCTTCATTGTGCTCCAGGTCCCCATAGAATTATAGATAAGGTAAAAGAAGGGACTGTAAGAATAGGCATAGGATATTTTAATGAAAAAGAAGATATAGACCTGCTTGTAAATGCATTAAAGAAAATTAATTAA
- a CDS encoding ATP-binding cassette domain-containing protein, whose translation MNIVEFKDVTKIYGRKKAIEEFSFSLGENKITGIIGRNGAGKTTLLKLLSGFLVTNSGQIRVFEEDPFNSLLVSSNMIFVDDSMSFNPKLTLLEILESANHFYEKYDMKFALDLMEYFSLSREQLHRNLSKGMQSTFNMILGIASRSPLTILDEPTTGMDAAVRKDFYRLVLKDYINHPRNIVISSHLLGEVEHILEDILLLKEGKKLLHMPVSDLKNYGMGLRGEKKLMLEFIKSQQVYHKEDFGDQDLFAVVKNDFEKKTLESIKSQGIEIIPLSTNDICVHITNTKRGDIDDILSKNQFTGYNKKANQ comes from the coding sequence ATGAATATCGTTGAATTTAAGGATGTGACAAAAATATATGGAAGGAAAAAGGCCATTGAGGAGTTTTCCTTTAGCCTTGGTGAAAATAAGATAACCGGTATTATAGGGAGAAATGGAGCAGGAAAAACCACTTTACTCAAGTTACTGTCCGGTTTTTTAGTGACAAATTCTGGACAGATAAGGGTTTTCGAGGAAGACCCCTTCAATAGTCTATTGGTATCCTCAAATATGATATTTGTAGATGATAGCATGTCCTTTAATCCTAAGCTAACACTTCTAGAAATCCTTGAGTCAGCAAATCATTTTTATGAAAAATATGATATGAAATTTGCATTGGATTTAATGGAATACTTTTCTTTATCTAGAGAGCAGTTACATAGAAATCTTTCAAAGGGGATGCAGAGCACTTTTAATATGATATTAGGAATTGCGTCAAGATCCCCATTGACAATTTTAGATGAACCCACCACGGGGATGGATGCCGCAGTAAGAAAGGATTTTTATCGATTGGTATTAAAGGACTACATCAATCATCCGAGAAATATTGTGATTTCTAGCCACCTACTAGGGGAAGTAGAACATATTTTAGAAGACATCCTTCTTTTAAAAGAGGGCAAAAAATTATTGCATATGCCTGTTTCAGACTTGAAGAACTATGGAATGGGTCTTCGGGGAGAAAAAAAATTAATGCTGGAATTTATAAAATCACAACAAGTTTATCATAAAGAGGATTTTGGAGATCAAGACCTCTTTGCTGTAGTAAAAAATGATTTTGAAAAAAAGACATTAGAATCCATAAAGTCACAGGGAATAGAAATCATTCCACTTTCCACAAATGACATCTGTGTCCATATTACAAATACGAAAAGAGGTGATATTGATGACATCCTTAGCAAAAACCAATTTACAGGATATAATAAAAAAGCAAACCAGTAA
- a CDS encoding GntR family transcriptional regulator produces MINTEGTEPIYVQIANWLETEILNEKIKGDEKMYSQYKLAEMFNINPATAAKGLNILVDDEILYKRRGLGMFVSANAREIVLQKRKRTTLEKLIEDVVREARILEVDEKNLIAMIKKKIGE; encoded by the coding sequence ATGATTAATACGGAAGGAACAGAACCGATTTATGTTCAAATTGCAAATTGGTTAGAGACAGAAATTTTAAACGAAAAAATCAAAGGCGATGAAAAGATGTATTCCCAATATAAACTTGCAGAAATGTTTAACATAAATCCTGCAACTGCAGCTAAGGGACTTAATATTCTAGTAGATGATGAGATTTTATATAAAAGACGTGGCTTGGGAATGTTTGTATCAGCAAATGCCAGGGAAATCGTACTGCAAAAGAGAAAACGGACGACATTAGAGAAGCTAATAGAGGATGTTGTAAGAGAGGCAAGGATATTAGAGGTTGATGAAAAAAATTTAATAGCAATGATTAAGAAAAAAATAGGGGAATAG
- a CDS encoding permease, protein MMDIILAGWEALVDYLIIRRVISLTIAFFLSGAISQFMSQGAVMRYFGPKSDKRLSYLVASVSGAILAVCSCSVLSMFASIRKKGAGIGPAVTFLFSGPALNILAITFTFSLIGVDIGFVRLISAILLSIIIGFVMYLIYNESETVDPNDTMFNIEDDNDRTLGQNILFFITLIAILVSGVRRPIMTAILLVILIVQLFTRRNKKTSLIEGVSLNKAAEEGTSAAL, encoded by the coding sequence ATGATGGATATAATATTAGCGGGTTGGGAGGCTTTGGTTGATTACTTAATTATAAGAAGGGTTATTTCCCTTACAATAGCATTCTTTTTATCTGGAGCCATTTCTCAATTTATGTCACAGGGTGCTGTAATGAGATATTTTGGTCCTAAATCTGACAAGAGGCTTTCTTACTTAGTAGCATCTGTGTCAGGAGCTATTTTGGCGGTTTGCTCTTGCTCCGTACTCTCTATGTTTGCAAGTATTCGAAAAAAAGGTGCAGGAATAGGACCTGCGGTAACTTTTCTTTTTTCTGGCCCAGCACTTAACATTCTGGCCATTACCTTCACCTTTAGTCTCATAGGTGTAGATATAGGCTTTGTTAGATTGATTAGTGCGATTTTGTTATCCATTATAATAGGTTTTGTGATGTATCTGATATATAATGAAAGTGAAACTGTGGATCCTAATGATACTATGTTCAATATTGAGGATGATAATGATAGAACCTTGGGGCAAAACATATTATTTTTTATAACTTTAATTGCGATTTTAGTTTCTGGTGTTAGACGTCCAATAATGACAGCAATCCTTTTAGTCATCCTTATAGTACAACTCTTCACCAGAAGAAATAAAAAAACATCTTTAATTGAGGGAGTTTCATTGAATAAAGCTGCAGAGGAGGGTACATCTGCAGCTTTATAA
- the arsB gene encoding ACR3 family arsenite efflux transporter, producing MGNENVVHEGKGIGFFERYLTVWVAACIIVGVAIGQLLPAVPETLSRWEYAQVSIPVAILIWLMIYPMMLKIDFTSIVEATKKPKGIIVTCVTNWLIKPFTMYLIAAFFFKIVFQNLIPESLANDYLAGAVLLGAAPCTAMVFVWSHLTKGDPAYTLVQVAVNNIILLFAFTPIVAILLGITDVIVPYDTLFLSVVLFIVIPLVGGYLSRKYIVQSKGIEYFENVFLKKFDNVTIVGLLLTLIIIFTFQAEVILSNPLHVLLIAVPLTIQTFFIFFLAYGWSKAWKLPHNVASPAGMIGASNFFELAVAVAITLFGLNSGATLATVVGVLVEVPVMLTLVKISNRTRHWFPEVAREN from the coding sequence GGGTAGCTGCATGTATTATCGTAGGGGTTGCTATCGGTCAATTGTTACCAGCTGTTCCAGAAACATTAAGTCGATGGGAATATGCCCAAGTGTCTATTCCTGTAGCAATTTTAATTTGGTTAATGATTTATCCCATGATGCTTAAAATTGATTTTACCAGTATTGTAGAAGCGACTAAAAAGCCCAAGGGTATCATTGTCACCTGTGTTACCAATTGGTTAATCAAACCATTTACAATGTATTTAATTGCGGCTTTCTTTTTTAAGATTGTATTCCAAAATTTGATTCCAGAGAGTTTAGCCAATGATTACTTGGCAGGTGCAGTGTTATTGGGAGCAGCTCCCTGTACTGCAATGGTATTTGTTTGGAGTCATTTAACAAAGGGTGACCCAGCCTATACATTGGTACAGGTGGCGGTTAATAATATTATCTTATTATTTGCCTTTACACCCATTGTTGCAATTTTACTAGGAATAACCGATGTCATTGTTCCCTATGATACCCTATTCTTATCTGTTGTGTTATTTATTGTTATTCCTTTAGTTGGAGGATATTTATCTAGAAAATATATTGTACAGAGTAAAGGGATAGAGTATTTTGAAAATGTATTTCTTAAGAAATTTGATAATGTAACAATCGTAGGGTTATTATTAACATTAATTATTATTTTTACATTCCAAGCAGAGGTTATTTTAAGTAATCCATTACACGTGTTGTTGATAGCTGTACCACTTACCATTCAGACGTTCTTTATCTTTTTCTTAGCTTATGGATGGTCAAAGGCATGGAAATTGCCTCATAACGTTGCTTCACCAGCTGGAATGATTGGCGCAAGTAACTTTTTTGAATTGGCAGTTGCCGTAGCAATTACACTATTCGGCTTGAACTCAGGAGCCACACTAGCAACTGTAGTCGGTGTTTTAGTAGAGGTACCAGTTATGTTAACATTAGTCAAAATCTCTAATAGAACAAGACATTGGTTTCCAGAGGTAGCAAGAGAAAATTAA